Proteins from a genomic interval of Arthrobacter sp. CAN_C5:
- a CDS encoding ribose-phosphate pyrophosphokinase → MKEIAVFSGQASGGFAAEICGHLGVPLLPSRLQRFANDCLEVQLLENCRERDVFIVQPLVKPVQENLMELLMMIDAARGASAGRITAVMPHYSYARSDKKDAPRISIGGKLVADLLTTAGASRVLTMTLHAPQVQAFFGVPVDQLHALRELAAHFQDLDLSNTIVVSPDLGNAKAATAFSRLLGTPVAAGAKERFENDRVQITSIIGDVRDKDIVVLDDEIANGSTVLELLDHLAKMGARKARVVCTHGIFSNGAVERIAERDDVIEVLCTDTVPIGADKSHPKLKVISVANAFAEAIRRIHTGESVSELFQGEGINV, encoded by the coding sequence ATCAAAGAGATTGCCGTTTTCAGTGGACAAGCAAGCGGGGGATTCGCGGCGGAGATCTGCGGGCACCTGGGCGTGCCGTTGCTCCCCTCCCGGTTGCAGCGTTTCGCCAACGACTGCCTGGAGGTGCAGCTGCTGGAGAACTGCCGGGAACGGGACGTGTTCATTGTCCAGCCGCTGGTCAAACCGGTGCAGGAAAACCTGATGGAGCTGCTGATGATGATCGATGCGGCCCGCGGTGCCTCCGCCGGGCGCATTACCGCGGTGATGCCCCACTACTCCTACGCCCGCTCCGACAAGAAGGACGCCCCGCGCATCTCGATCGGCGGCAAGCTGGTGGCGGACCTGCTGACCACGGCGGGTGCTTCGCGGGTGCTCACCATGACCCTGCACGCCCCGCAGGTGCAGGCCTTTTTCGGGGTGCCCGTCGATCAGTTGCACGCCCTGCGCGAACTGGCCGCGCACTTCCAGGACCTGGACCTGAGCAACACCATCGTGGTGTCGCCGGACCTGGGTAACGCCAAGGCCGCGACGGCGTTCTCCCGCCTCCTGGGCACCCCCGTCGCGGCGGGGGCGAAGGAACGGTTCGAGAACGACAGGGTGCAGATCACGTCGATCATCGGCGATGTGCGGGACAAGGACATCGTGGTGCTCGACGACGAGATCGCCAACGGGAGTACCGTCCTGGAACTGCTGGACCACCTGGCCAAGATGGGCGCGCGGAAGGCGCGGGTGGTGTGCACCCACGGTATTTTCTCCAACGGGGCGGTGGAACGCATCGCCGAGCGCGACGACGTCATCGAGGTCCTCTGCACCGACACGGTCCCGATCGGGGCTGACAAGTCCCATCCGAAGCTGAAGGTGATTTCGGTGGCTAATGCCTTCGCCGAGGCGATCCGTCGGATTCACACCGGCGAGTCGGTGAGCGAGCTCTTCCAGGGGGAGGGCATCAACGTCTAG
- a CDS encoding class F sortase: protein MLSSPSGRRGGYFASAAVAALILTGCATEAPAQSQETASPPTVSSTPAVPAPAQTSAPPAPETPVASAPAPTQLTVLPESAPVSFSIPAIGAGSELLSLGLRDNGSLEVPPDGPGAPASWYNDSPTPGERGPAVLLGHVNATDGGPGVFADLRSLKAGDTIEVAREDGTTATFVFDRGEQYPKDEFPTQTVYGNTEGSELRLITCDGYDPDTGEFDDNYVVYAKLVT from the coding sequence ATGCTTAGCTCACCCAGCGGACGTCGCGGAGGGTACTTTGCCTCAGCAGCAGTTGCCGCCCTCATCCTTACAGGCTGCGCAACAGAGGCCCCGGCCCAAAGCCAGGAAACGGCGTCGCCGCCGACGGTTTCCTCCACGCCCGCGGTGCCGGCTCCCGCGCAGACATCTGCGCCGCCCGCACCTGAAACTCCCGTGGCGTCGGCCCCCGCTCCTACCCAGTTGACGGTCCTGCCCGAGTCTGCCCCGGTTTCATTTAGCATCCCCGCAATCGGCGCGGGATCAGAGCTCCTTAGCCTCGGGCTGCGCGACAACGGCTCACTCGAAGTCCCACCCGATGGCCCCGGCGCCCCCGCGAGCTGGTACAACGACTCCCCCACACCCGGTGAACGCGGACCCGCTGTCCTCCTCGGCCACGTCAACGCCACCGACGGCGGCCCAGGCGTCTTCGCCGACCTACGCAGCCTCAAGGCCGGCGACACTATCGAAGTCGCCCGCGAAGACGGCACCACAGCAACGTTCGTCTTTGATCGCGGCGAGCAGTACCCCAAAGACGAGTTCCCGACCCAGACGGTCTACGGCAACACCGAGGGATCCGAACTACGCCTGATAACCTGCGACGGCTATGACCCGGATACCGGTGAATTCGACGACAACTACGTCGTCTACGCAAAGCTAGTCACCTAA
- a CDS encoding phosphatase PAP2 family protein codes for MTPEKDSFTGGKDYTRWTTPVGRFLVRWVRVLAGWIGPHWAMLLILVVGGGLAVSLAVASAEVYEAVAETDGIAIIDQPALDASVQLRNPALVALATGFTFLGGPIAMPILTAAAIAALCFRRRSVTPLILVAVAAAGSLLMTVLGKNAIGRLRPPLEFAVPPYESSPSFPSGHTLNAMVITGIIAYLLVLSEHRKRTRALIVAAALLFTFLMAATRVYLGHHWVTDVVVAATLGLGWLAVVITTHRLWLTLSDRHSDR; via the coding sequence ATGACACCCGAGAAGGACAGTTTCACCGGCGGCAAGGATTACACCCGCTGGACCACGCCCGTGGGGCGCTTCCTGGTCCGGTGGGTCCGCGTCCTGGCCGGCTGGATCGGGCCGCACTGGGCGATGTTGCTGATCCTGGTGGTCGGTGGCGGGCTCGCGGTTTCGCTCGCCGTCGCATCAGCCGAAGTGTATGAGGCGGTTGCCGAGACGGACGGCATAGCCATCATTGATCAGCCAGCCCTGGATGCGTCGGTGCAACTGCGCAATCCGGCATTGGTGGCCCTGGCCACCGGGTTCACGTTCCTGGGCGGACCGATTGCGATGCCGATCCTCACCGCCGCAGCCATTGCCGCGCTCTGCTTCCGGCGACGGTCGGTCACCCCGCTGATCCTCGTGGCAGTCGCTGCCGCCGGTTCCCTCCTGATGACTGTCCTGGGAAAGAACGCGATTGGACGGTTACGTCCGCCCCTTGAGTTCGCTGTTCCCCCGTACGAATCGTCGCCGTCCTTCCCCAGCGGGCACACGCTGAACGCAATGGTGATCACCGGGATCATCGCCTACCTGCTGGTCCTGAGCGAACACCGCAAGCGAACCCGGGCCCTCATCGTTGCTGCCGCGCTGCTGTTCACCTTCCTGATGGCCGCCACCCGGGTCTATCTGGGCCACCACTGGGTGACCGACGTGGTGGTCGCTGCGACCCTGGGACTCGGGTGGCTGGCAGTGGTTATTACTACGCACCGGTTGTGGCTCACTTTGTCCGACAGGCATAGCGACAGGTAG
- a CDS encoding MobC family plasmid mobilization relaxosome protein, whose translation MSEDMEKRSRFGKRRRENAPKGTKKRREVWVTAEEEAQLLIRAEREGVTVPKLLISAATSDAVETPTERRAIVAELMAVHTLLGRVSNNVNQIARHANAGDEFPKDAAAALAYVREVAQRIDATVEGINP comes from the coding sequence ATGTCTGAGGACATGGAGAAGCGTTCGCGCTTTGGGAAGCGCCGCCGTGAGAACGCCCCGAAGGGGACGAAGAAGCGCCGTGAGGTGTGGGTGACAGCTGAGGAAGAAGCTCAGCTGTTGATCCGGGCCGAGCGTGAAGGCGTGACCGTTCCTAAGCTTTTGATCAGTGCTGCTACCTCTGATGCGGTAGAGACTCCCACGGAGCGCCGTGCGATTGTGGCCGAGCTTATGGCGGTTCACACGTTGCTGGGGCGAGTGTCGAATAACGTCAACCAGATCGCCCGTCACGCGAACGCTGGGGATGAGTTCCCGAAGGATGCCGCAGCTGCGCTGGCGTATGTGCGAGAGGTCGCCCAGCGCATTGATGCAACCGTTGAGGGGATCAACCCGTGA
- a CDS encoding SGNH/GDSL hydrolase family protein, producing the protein MSGPTLRYVALGDSFTEGVGDPNKHLPNGVRGWADRVAEKLAKDQPGWEYANLAVRSKRLRHIAAEQLERAVDLHPTLITLYAGGNDILDAGTSVPQILADYEELVAPLAATGARLLLFTGYDVDVTPALRLLRKRHQLYNDGVRRIADAYGADLVDYWSFSAYQDRRMWGPDRLHMSKAGHRYMASQVLDLLAVPHSVKLTDWDPPVPKTFREWEREQRRWIHDWVLPLAGRKIRRVTLGDNLPPRWPNPVVVPPKGGLRRLVRDEGLPSTAPVR; encoded by the coding sequence ATGAGCGGGCCCACGCTACGGTACGTCGCCCTGGGTGATTCCTTCACCGAGGGGGTCGGTGACCCGAACAAGCACCTGCCCAATGGGGTCCGCGGCTGGGCCGATCGGGTCGCCGAGAAGCTGGCCAAGGACCAGCCGGGCTGGGAGTACGCGAACCTGGCCGTGCGCAGCAAACGACTGCGCCACATCGCCGCCGAACAGCTGGAGCGGGCCGTGGACCTGCACCCCACCCTGATCACGCTCTATGCCGGGGGCAACGACATCCTCGACGCGGGGACCTCCGTGCCGCAAATCCTGGCCGACTACGAGGAGCTGGTGGCACCCCTGGCCGCCACCGGAGCCCGGCTGCTGCTTTTCACCGGGTACGACGTCGACGTGACACCCGCCCTCCGGCTTCTTCGGAAGCGGCACCAGCTTTATAACGACGGCGTCCGGCGGATCGCTGACGCCTATGGCGCGGACCTGGTGGACTACTGGTCCTTCAGCGCCTACCAGGACCGGCGGATGTGGGGTCCGGACCGGCTGCACATGTCCAAGGCCGGCCACAGGTATATGGCCTCGCAGGTGCTGGACCTCTTGGCAGTTCCGCACTCGGTGAAGCTGACGGACTGGGACCCGCCAGTCCCGAAGACGTTCAGGGAATGGGAGCGCGAGCAACGGCGGTGGATCCACGACTGGGTGCTCCCGTTGGCGGGCCGCAAGATCCGGCGGGTCACCCTGGGTGACAACCTCCCGCCGCGGTGGCCGAACCCGGTGGTGGTGCCGCCGAAGGGTGGCCTCCGCCGGCTGGTCAGGGATGAGGGTCTGCCGTCGACGGCGCCGGTAAGGTAA
- a CDS encoding tetratricopeptide repeat protein, with amino-acid sequence MGDMQPQLAIFRSSLELILSGDPAGLFNAANDLQQISKSEAIEILYLLAIEHREEEALLNYGYFLCERGRPDEGIVYFEKAYASGDPKAAFALGQEQLEMGNPLEAIKWLRIAGEHPYVPLRLAIAYRAVGDEMSAVEVLRAGSEQSAEAAVELIQTTDQLDTDSSIRLLEKHLENGDVDVLLPLADLYSKVGRHADGIELLRRSVAAGEPHALHNLGVALWEDGQTSEGKATLKKAAQKGDRLAVEKLHQIRRNKP; translated from the coding sequence ATGGGTGACATGCAACCTCAACTGGCAATATTCCGCTCATCACTGGAGTTGATTCTCTCAGGTGATCCAGCAGGTTTGTTCAACGCTGCCAATGACCTGCAACAAATTTCCAAGTCCGAAGCAATCGAAATCCTGTACCTGCTTGCGATCGAGCACAGAGAGGAGGAAGCACTACTCAACTACGGATATTTTCTCTGTGAGAGAGGACGCCCTGACGAGGGGATCGTTTATTTCGAGAAAGCTTATGCTTCCGGTGATCCAAAGGCAGCTTTTGCCCTTGGCCAAGAGCAACTCGAGATGGGTAACCCCCTAGAGGCGATCAAGTGGTTACGCATTGCGGGTGAACATCCATATGTTCCGCTCCGGCTGGCGATCGCTTACCGAGCAGTTGGGGACGAAATGTCAGCGGTAGAGGTGCTGCGTGCTGGTAGCGAGCAGAGCGCGGAAGCAGCAGTAGAACTCATCCAGACGACAGACCAGCTCGATACCGACAGCTCTATCCGCCTCTTAGAAAAGCACCTTGAAAATGGAGATGTTGACGTTCTACTTCCGCTCGCAGACCTATACTCGAAGGTCGGCCGACATGCCGACGGCATTGAGCTCCTTCGCCGCAGCGTTGCGGCAGGTGAACCCCATGCGCTTCATAATTTGGGGGTGGCTCTTTGGGAAGACGGACAGACAAGCGAAGGTAAAGCCACTCTCAAGAAAGCTGCTCAGAAAGGGGATCGTTTAGCAGTAGAAAAGCTGCATCAGATACGACGCAACAAACCATGA
- a CDS encoding IS3 family transposase (programmed frameshift) — protein sequence MSNSGPRAGGPRPRRSFTPAQKLAHLAAYQQACDDGSGGGAYLRREGIYSSQITEWRKLRDAGVLEGRKPGEKIGKLTAEQAEIARLRRQLEVNERTLARTRAALDIMGKARQLLEENLRKRGAAAVVQETLMGVYAELTGAHIPTREAAVLAGIPRATATRSPRIPQAGPMPVSVPANKLDPDERAGILAAVNSARFVDLAPVQIYAQLLDEGTYLCSISTIYRILTENKQVKERRRQARHPPRTVPELTAAGPGQVYSWDITKLAGPVRGKYFDAYVMLDIYSRYIVGAYVHAHESGELAVEMMKEIFGIHGIPEIVHADRGTSMTSKTVAVLLSDLEVTRSHSRPRVSNDNPYSEAWFKTLKFAPVFPERFGSLADARAFMATFVEGYNHSHRHTGIGLNTPADVHYGLAATKATERSITLAAARQKNPERFSTETDPKILTVPGAAWINKPSQETQTEAAA from the exons ATGAGTAATTCTGGCCCTCGTGCCGGCGGTCCAAGGCCTCGAAGGTCGTTTACCCCGGCGCAGAAACTAGCCCATCTGGCCGCTTACCAACAGGCCTGTGACGATGGCTCCGGAGGCGGGGCGTACCTTCGTCGTGAGGGCATCTATTCCTCCCAGATCACTGAGTGGCGCAAACTCCGTGATGCAGGTGTGCTCGAGGGTAGGAAGCCCGGGGAGAAGATCGGCAAGCTTACCGCTGAGCAGGCCGAAATCGCCCGTCTACGCCGGCAACTGGAGGTGAATGAACGCACGCTGGCACGGACTCGGGCAGCGTTGGACATCATGGGAAAAGCACGGCAGCTTTTGGAGGAAA ATCTCCGAAAGCGAGGAGCAGCAGCAGTGGTACAGGAAACCCTGATGGGGGTTTATGCCGAACTCACAGGTGCGCATATCCCCACGCGGGAAGCGGCGGTCTTGGCCGGGATACCGCGGGCGACCGCAACCCGCAGCCCGCGGATCCCGCAGGCCGGGCCGATGCCCGTGTCTGTCCCGGCAAACAAGCTCGACCCGGACGAACGCGCCGGTATCCTCGCTGCCGTGAACTCTGCCCGCTTCGTGGATCTAGCCCCGGTCCAGATCTACGCGCAGCTGCTGGACGAGGGGACCTACCTGTGCTCAATCTCAACGATCTACCGGATATTGACTGAGAATAAGCAGGTCAAAGAGCGCCGCCGGCAGGCACGCCATCCGCCCAGGACCGTTCCGGAATTGACAGCGGCTGGCCCCGGGCAGGTCTACAGCTGGGACATTACCAAGCTTGCCGGCCCGGTCAGGGGTAAGTACTTCGATGCCTACGTGATGCTCGATATTTACTCCCGCTACATCGTGGGCGCATACGTCCATGCCCACGAATCCGGGGAGTTGGCGGTGGAGATGATGAAGGAAATCTTCGGTATCCACGGCATCCCGGAAATCGTGCACGCGGACCGCGGGACTTCTATGACGTCCAAGACCGTAGCTGTACTGCTCTCCGATCTGGAAGTCACCAGGTCACACTCCAGGCCCCGCGTATCCAATGACAACCCCTACAGCGAGGCGTGGTTCAAGACCTTGAAATTCGCTCCCGTGTTCCCTGAACGATTCGGCTCCCTGGCCGATGCGAGGGCCTTCATGGCGACTTTTGTCGAAGGATACAACCACAGCCACCGCCATACCGGAATCGGACTAAACACCCCGGCAGACGTCCACTACGGTCTTGCCGCGACGAAGGCCACCGAACGCTCCATCACTTTGGCCGCCGCACGGCAGAAGAATCCCGAACGATTCAGCACCGAAACGGACCCAAAAATACTCACCGTCCCCGGCGCGGCATGGATCAACAAACCATCCCAGGAAACCCAGACAGAAGCAGCCGCCTAA
- a CDS encoding pyridoxal 5'-phosphate synthase, with translation MSEHQSMRDLLRGVPAFPDSLPAFDPSAAPGSPTDLFLEWLAAAVEDGVAAPHALTLGTVDRDGIPDARVVILKDVDDNGFSFATSSDSPKGRQLEGAPAAALTLFWPTVGRQIRIRGSVRPAGTEENDADFRRRHPVARALVLAGEQSSVLRSRDELDDAVATQVQRLEGDGPTPGSTTWTVYTVSPDSVEFWQADPERRHLRLRYARDGAGWSRTLLWP, from the coding sequence ATGAGTGAACACCAATCGATGCGTGACCTCCTCCGCGGGGTCCCCGCGTTCCCCGACTCCCTGCCCGCCTTTGACCCGTCCGCTGCACCGGGTTCGCCGACCGACCTGTTCCTTGAGTGGCTGGCCGCGGCAGTCGAGGACGGCGTGGCAGCGCCGCACGCTCTCACGCTCGGCACCGTGGACCGGGACGGCATCCCGGACGCCCGGGTGGTGATCCTGAAGGACGTCGACGACAACGGTTTCTCCTTTGCTACCAGCAGCGACAGTCCCAAGGGCCGGCAACTGGAAGGCGCACCGGCTGCGGCGTTGACCCTGTTCTGGCCGACGGTGGGCCGGCAGATCCGTATCCGGGGCTCTGTTCGCCCGGCGGGCACGGAGGAGAACGACGCCGACTTCCGCCGCCGCCATCCCGTAGCCCGGGCGTTGGTGCTCGCCGGCGAGCAGAGCAGCGTCCTGCGCTCCCGGGACGAACTGGACGACGCCGTCGCAACCCAGGTGCAACGACTGGAAGGGGACGGTCCGACACCCGGATCGACCACCTGGACCGTGTACACGGTGTCCCCGGACAGCGTCGAGTTCTGGCAGGCCGACCCGGAACGACGCCACCTGCGGCTCCGGTATGCCCGGGACGGTGCTGGCTGGTCCCGCACCCTGCTCTGGCCCTAG
- a CDS encoding short-chain fatty acid transporter, with the protein MAPSGPPSKQQTSAVSAAMRPINSVVERFLPSALVFAVVLSLVVALAALVFTDAGPVDVLTGWGDGLAGLLAFMTQMALILLLGHALAHTGPVRKLLARLGGIPRSPLQAYVFVFVVAAAASLITWGLGLVVGGLLAKEVAAQARERGMALHFPMLVAAGFSGFVVWHMGYSGSGPLTAATEGSFIAEQLGRTIPITETTFSWWNITAAIATIILVAAALALVSPRAGDQITELEVDARRSDDVKLDDEVVTPADRIDASRILTTVVGVALVAYLVVHYVQGGTATLDIVNWTFLALLFLLVRSPFELIALTKNAASNVGEILLQFPLYAGIMGIMTTTGLINLVSDAIVSIASPTTFGLFALLSAGLVNFFVPSGGGQFAVQAPIMLDAAERLGVDPAIAIMAVSYGDQWTNMIQPFWALPLLAIAGLKMRDILGYTMVTLIVSGAVFAAILLIVGAGLVG; encoded by the coding sequence ATGGCACCCTCTGGTCCCCCCTCAAAACAGCAGACATCAGCAGTGTCGGCGGCCATGCGTCCGATCAACTCGGTGGTTGAACGCTTCCTGCCCAGCGCCCTGGTGTTCGCGGTGGTCCTCAGCCTGGTGGTTGCTCTCGCCGCCCTGGTCTTCACCGACGCCGGCCCCGTGGACGTCCTCACCGGATGGGGCGACGGGTTGGCCGGGCTGCTCGCCTTCATGACCCAGATGGCGCTGATCCTGCTGCTGGGGCACGCACTCGCCCATACGGGCCCGGTCCGGAAACTCCTGGCCCGCCTCGGCGGGATCCCCCGAAGCCCACTGCAGGCGTACGTCTTCGTGTTTGTGGTTGCTGCCGCCGCGTCTCTGATCACCTGGGGGCTCGGCCTCGTCGTCGGTGGTCTGCTCGCGAAGGAGGTCGCCGCGCAGGCCCGCGAGCGCGGAATGGCCTTGCACTTCCCGATGCTCGTCGCCGCCGGTTTCTCCGGCTTCGTGGTGTGGCACATGGGGTACTCGGGATCCGGCCCGCTGACCGCCGCCACCGAAGGCTCCTTCATCGCCGAGCAGCTGGGGCGCACCATTCCCATCACCGAGACCACCTTCTCCTGGTGGAACATCACCGCCGCCATTGCCACGATCATCCTGGTGGCCGCCGCGCTGGCGCTCGTCTCACCGCGTGCCGGGGATCAGATCACCGAACTGGAGGTCGACGCCCGCCGGTCCGACGATGTGAAGCTCGACGACGAGGTTGTCACCCCCGCCGACCGCATCGACGCCAGCCGGATCCTCACCACCGTGGTGGGCGTGGCGCTGGTCGCCTACCTGGTGGTCCACTACGTGCAGGGCGGCACCGCCACTCTGGACATCGTCAACTGGACCTTCCTCGCCCTGCTGTTCCTGCTGGTCCGCAGCCCGTTCGAGCTCATCGCCCTCACCAAGAACGCCGCCTCCAACGTCGGTGAGATCCTGCTCCAGTTCCCCCTGTACGCGGGGATCATGGGGATAATGACGACGACGGGGCTCATCAACCTGGTTTCCGACGCGATTGTGAGTATCGCCAGCCCGACGACGTTTGGCTTGTTCGCGCTCCTGTCCGCCGGTCTCGTTAACTTCTTCGTGCCCTCCGGTGGTGGCCAGTTCGCGGTCCAGGCACCGATCATGCTCGACGCCGCTGAACGCCTGGGCGTGGACCCGGCGATCGCGATCATGGCGGTGTCCTACGGTGACCAGTGGACCAACATGATCCAGCCGTTCTGGGCGTTGCCGCTGCTGGCCATCGCCGGGTTGAAGATGCGGGACATCCTCGGATACACGATGGTGACCCTGATCGTCTCGGGTGCGGTGTTCGCGGCGATCCTGCTGATCGTCGGGGCCGGGCTGGTGGGCTAG
- a CDS encoding relaxase/mobilization nuclease domain-containing protein: MIPNITRGSRMGGLMVYLASTDADKTKNAHTNPHLVAGDAAIMAWYDDGTIGRDDALAIAKHLDQPHRKFGVEVLQKDLRWDEATKQRVDHGHKQADVWHCSLSLRAGERELTDQEWGDIANEFVDEMGFTEASGKAQCRWAAVNHGVSTNGNHHIHIAVSLVREDGTKASTHGDYRRAQRTCRELESKHGLEELSSVHATRGYERAEPQIAVRNDREMYRDSLSRKVRAAATSSQSEAQFVRRGRDTGLLMRPRYEKGTTDVVVGYSVAERPPRGERPVWYGGGKLAGDLGLGQLRKEWPDTPQDATAAAAEWNAAARNKRQVAPETVSAAPTPELWEKHTQQAKALADQLREIPPTDHATWAKAARQASGTFAAWSVQFEQKPGPLAATAAELSKTAQLRNPREHSKPVALPSLAGSAMLLMAANGKSKSAAHTAMMVQLMRTARAVYDMHNQSGRLRESQHLYRVLTTELAPFSKTMPALVTAGPGQAPAATVGTPAKQAEGRQLTAAELAGGDFAATRAGSVVPSKTEPAKRYQPTTPEPDKGYGR, translated from the coding sequence GTGATCCCGAACATTACCCGTGGTTCTCGGATGGGTGGGCTGATGGTCTACCTTGCATCCACAGACGCGGACAAGACGAAGAACGCACACACCAACCCGCACCTGGTAGCCGGGGATGCGGCAATAATGGCGTGGTACGACGACGGCACGATAGGCCGCGACGATGCACTAGCTATTGCTAAGCACTTGGATCAGCCGCACCGTAAGTTCGGCGTGGAGGTCTTGCAAAAGGATCTTCGCTGGGACGAAGCGACTAAGCAGCGCGTGGACCACGGCCACAAGCAGGCCGACGTGTGGCATTGTTCGTTGAGTTTGCGAGCTGGTGAGCGTGAGCTGACGGATCAAGAGTGGGGCGATATCGCCAACGAGTTCGTTGATGAAATGGGTTTCACCGAAGCCAGCGGCAAAGCACAGTGCCGGTGGGCTGCGGTCAATCACGGAGTGAGCACCAATGGCAATCACCACATACACATTGCCGTGTCACTGGTGCGCGAGGACGGCACGAAGGCATCCACCCATGGCGACTACCGCCGTGCACAGAGAACCTGCCGGGAGCTGGAGTCCAAGCACGGTTTAGAGGAACTGTCCTCAGTCCACGCGACCAGGGGATACGAGCGGGCCGAACCGCAAATAGCTGTCCGCAATGATCGGGAAATGTACCGGGATTCTTTGTCGCGGAAAGTCCGGGCTGCTGCCACGTCGTCGCAGTCCGAAGCGCAGTTCGTCCGCCGGGGACGTGACACGGGGCTGCTGATGCGCCCACGGTATGAGAAGGGCACCACTGATGTAGTGGTGGGCTACTCGGTAGCCGAACGCCCGCCCCGAGGGGAGCGCCCCGTTTGGTACGGCGGCGGGAAGCTAGCCGGCGATCTTGGGTTAGGTCAGCTGCGCAAGGAATGGCCCGACACTCCCCAGGATGCGACCGCTGCCGCTGCGGAGTGGAACGCCGCCGCTCGCAACAAGCGACAAGTCGCACCCGAGACAGTCAGTGCAGCACCTACACCTGAGTTGTGGGAGAAGCACACCCAGCAGGCTAAGGCCCTGGCAGATCAGTTACGCGAGATCCCACCGACCGATCACGCGACGTGGGCGAAAGCTGCCCGGCAGGCGTCAGGAACATTCGCGGCGTGGTCGGTACAGTTCGAACAGAAGCCGGGCCCGCTGGCCGCGACGGCGGCTGAGCTGTCTAAGACAGCCCAGCTGCGCAACCCCCGCGAACACTCAAAGCCGGTAGCTCTGCCGTCCCTGGCAGGGTCCGCCATGTTGCTCATGGCAGCGAACGGCAAGAGCAAATCAGCGGCGCACACAGCCATGATGGTCCAGCTGATGCGCACCGCCCGCGCCGTGTACGACATGCACAACCAGTCGGGCCGGTTGCGGGAAAGCCAGCACCTTTACCGGGTACTGACCACGGAGCTTGCCCCGTTCTCCAAGACCATGCCCGCTCTCGTCACGGCTGGACCAGGACAGGCACCAGCAGCCACGGTTGGCACGCCAGCGAAGCAGGCCGAGGGCCGACAGCTCACAGCGGCGGAACTTGCCGGGGGAGACTTCGCGGCGACCAGGGCAGGCAGTGTCGTCCCATCGAAAACCGAACCGGCGAAACGCTACCAACCGACCACACCAGAACCGGATAAGGGCTACGGGCGCTAA
- a CDS encoding glycosyltransferase family 1 protein gives MRIVIVAETFLPAVNGVTHSVQKMLEHFAARGDEVLVIAPSGAGATEEPIGGRTVRVHRLPAVPLAGYGTVRVALGGVARVRNILADFAPDIIHLASPFELGWRATRAAEQLGIPVVAVYQTDVPGYAARYGVPFLTNWAWQRVQNIHEGAARTLAPSTAAVNQLQGHGIPRVQLWRRGVDTGRFHPGRRDEELRTRLAPGGERLIGYVGRLAAEKQVEDLRVLADIENTRLVIIGDGPLRSTLEETLPNAVFTGFLGGGELATAVASLDLFVHPGELETFCQTIQEAMASGVPVVATGKGGPVDLVDVSRTGWLYRPGDLDQLRRQVVDLIGDDAKRLAFAEAAFEGVQGRTWPVLCELLIQHYEEVLLEHALLRL, from the coding sequence GTGAGGATCGTGATTGTTGCCGAGACATTCCTGCCCGCCGTCAACGGGGTCACCCACTCCGTCCAAAAGATGCTCGAGCACTTCGCCGCCCGCGGCGACGAGGTGCTGGTGATTGCCCCCTCAGGCGCGGGTGCCACCGAGGAGCCAATCGGCGGCCGAACGGTGCGCGTCCACCGGCTGCCAGCGGTTCCCCTGGCGGGCTACGGCACTGTCCGGGTCGCCCTGGGAGGGGTCGCCAGGGTGCGGAACATTCTCGCCGACTTTGCACCCGACATCATTCATCTGGCGTCACCGTTCGAGCTGGGATGGCGTGCCACCCGGGCCGCTGAGCAACTCGGGATCCCGGTGGTCGCGGTCTACCAGACTGATGTTCCCGGGTATGCGGCACGGTACGGTGTACCGTTCCTGACCAACTGGGCGTGGCAGCGGGTTCAGAACATCCACGAGGGCGCCGCCCGCACCCTTGCACCCTCCACCGCTGCCGTGAACCAACTGCAAGGCCACGGCATCCCCCGGGTTCAGTTGTGGCGCCGGGGCGTCGATACGGGCCGGTTCCATCCCGGCCGGCGCGACGAGGAACTCCGGACACGGCTTGCCCCGGGCGGAGAACGGCTGATCGGCTACGTGGGCCGGCTCGCGGCGGAAAAACAGGTCGAGGACCTGAGGGTCCTCGCTGACATCGAGAACACCCGACTGGTGATCATCGGTGATGGTCCTTTGCGGAGCACCCTCGAAGAGACGCTCCCTAACGCCGTCTTTACCGGTTTCCTGGGTGGCGGAGAGTTGGCGACGGCGGTGGCCAGCCTGGACCTCTTCGTGCATCCCGGTGAGCTGGAAACGTTCTGCCAGACCATCCAGGAGGCAATGGCCTCAGGCGTACCGGTGGTGGCCACCGGTAAGGGCGGACCAGTGGATCTGGTGGACGTCTCCCGCACCGGGTGGCTTTACCGGCCGGGCGACCTGGACCAGTTGCGCCGCCAGGTGGTGGACCTGATCGGCGACGACGCCAAGCGTCTCGCCTTCGCCGAAGCCGCCTTCGAGGGCGTGCAGGGCCGCACCTGGCCGGTGCTTTGCGAACTGCTCATTCAGCACTACGAGGAGGTCCTGCTTGAACATGCACTGCTGCGCCTCTGA